One Malaclemys terrapin pileata isolate rMalTer1 chromosome 21, rMalTer1.hap1, whole genome shotgun sequence DNA window includes the following coding sequences:
- the LOC128827533 gene encoding interferon-inducible GTPase 5-like has protein sequence MADLKRTGGDLYKEYRNTLPGMSVEQIKQIEAAIKAGNFLEAASVVQTLKNLSGIEFNIAVTGESGSGKSSLVNAIRGLEDEDEGAAEPRAVEMTRAPVPYCHPTCPIMIVWDLPSIGTPDFRPDTYLKEVNFSRYNVFIIIASERSRFCHTKLAREIKKMGKKFFFVRSKVDLDLYNEESKESVNEERTLKKIRKDCVNNLSRVGVSSPQVFLVSSREFQKYDSPQLQKTLLKEFYNHKMEMFRATEATRDSGIMEDSNTHWDGFFSKWSSKLPGLSEEETAKFQTAIKAGNFSEAMSVVKMSDDMLRNTTLNIAITGNSGSGKSSFINAIRSLNDDDRGAAETGVTETTKDPTAYPHPIHPNVIVWDLPGIGTTKYPAKTYLTDVNVYRYDFFIIIAAGRFTEAETKLAKEINSMEKKFYFVRTKVDVDLANEQKKKDFKKEKTLAAIRSDCMDQLQKAGIISPQVFLVSRWDFHKYDSPLLQETFANDLNIHKRHVLICALPSTSEEILKEKKKALQEQIWKQALKSCALAAVPLPFLSVKCDVDILVENMREYCKSFGLDDDSIESLAKQVRMSADELKCVIKSPLAKAITKEEALKRLREATGEPMMRVKSFISLIPLIGTGIAAKKSYSVTSEVLLRFLDEVAEDAQRVLKKALEGAGNNQ, from the exons ATGGCTGATCTCAAACGTACTGGTGGTGACCTATATAAAGAATATAGAAATACTCTTCCTGGTATGTCTGTGGAACAAATTAAACAGATAGAGGCTGCTATCAAAGCAGGAAACTTCTTAGAAGCAGCTTCTGTGGTGCAGACACTCAAGAATTTGTCAGGCATTGAATTCAATATCGCCGTCACGGGGGAGTCGGGATCTGGAAAATCATCTTTGGTCAATGCCATCCGGGGCCTGGAAGACGAAGACGAAGGTGCTGCTGAGCCCCGTGCGGTGGAAATGACCAGAGCACCAGTACCATATTGTCATCCCACCTGTCCCATAATGATCGTCTGGGACCTGCCCTCGATTGGGACCCCAGATTTTCGGCCAGACACTTATCTGAAAGAAGTGAACTTCAGCCGCTAcaatgtcttcatcatcatcgCTTCAGAGAGGAGCAGATTCTGCCACACCAAGCTGGCCCGGGAGATAAAGAAGATGGGAAAGAAGTTTTTCTTTGTACGCTCCAAAGTGGACTTGGACCTGTATAATGAGGAAAGCAAAGAGAGCGTCAATGAAGAGAGAACCCTGAAGAAAATCAGAAAGGACTGCGTCAACAACCTGTCCAGAGTAGGGGTGAGCTCCCCACAGGTTTTCCTTGTCTCGAGTAGGGAATTTCAGAAATACGATTCTCCACAGCTGCAGAAGACTTTGCTAAAGGAATTCTACAACCACAAGATGGAGATGTTCAGAGCCACTGAAGCCACCAGGGACAGTGG gataATGGAAGATTCAAACACTCACTGGGATGGTTTCTTTTCAAAATGGAGCAGTAAACTGCCCGGTCTGTCTGAGGAGGAAACTGCAAAATTCCAGACCGCTATCAAAGCTGGAAACTTCTCAGAAGCCATGTCTGTGGTGAAGATGTCTGATGACATGTTAAGAAATACCACGCTCAACATCGCCATCACAGGGAACTCGGGCTCTGGGAAGTCGTCTTTCATCAATGCCATAAGGAGCCTGAACGATGATGACAGAGGCGCAGCTGAGACTGGGGTGACAGAAACAACAAAGGATCCAACTgcttacccccatcccattcaccCAAATGTGATTGTGTGGGACCTTCCTGGGATCGGAACAACGAAATATCCGGCAAAAACTTACCTGACCGATGTGAATGTTTATCGTTATGATTTCTTCATCATCATCGCAGCCGGGCGCTTCACAGAAGCTGAAACCAAACTTGCCAAAGAAATCAACAGCATGGAGAAGAAGTTTTACTTTGTCCGCACCAAGGTGGATGTGGACTTGGctaatgaacaaaaaaaaaaagatttcaaaaaGGAGAAAACTCTAGCGGCAATCAGAAGTGACTGCATGGACCAGCTACAAAAAGCAGGGATCATCTCCCCACAGGTTTTCCTGGTGTCAAGATGGGACTTTCACAAGTACGATTCTCCCCTACTGCAGGAGACTTTTGCAAATGACCTCAACATTCACAAGAGACATGTTCTCATCTgtgccctgcccagcacctctgaagaaatcttgaaagagaaaaagaaggcCCTGCAGGAACAGATCTGGAAACAAGCCCTGAAGTCGTGCGCTCTCGCTGCTGTTCCTCTCCCATTTCTCTCAGTTAAGTGTGATGTCGACATCCTGGTGGAGAACATGAGAGAGTATTGCAAGTCATTTGGCCTGGATGATGATTCCATCGAATCACTTGCTAAACAAGTTCGGATGTCTGCTGATGAGCTGAAGTGTGTTATAAAGTCCCCTCTGGCCAAAGCTATAACAAAAGAAGAGGCTTTGAAGCGGCTCAGAGAGGCTACAGGGGAACCTATGATGAGAGTTAAATCTTTTATCAGCCTGATACCACTGATTGGCACTGGGATAGCAGCAAAGAAGTCTTACAGTGTCACCTCTGAAGTGTTACTTAGGTTTTTGGATGAAGTTGCAGAAGATGCTCAACGAGTCCTGAAAAAGGCTTTGGAGGGAGCAGGGAATAACCAATAA